A genomic region of Mesorhizobium sp. NZP2077 contains the following coding sequences:
- a CDS encoding 6-hydroxynicotinate reductase — protein sequence MSELAERFETHDPGEKLVAEKIRCDACPVMCYIAEGRTGACDRYGNAGGRIVRMDPLTILDHAAETGGTMVPFIAEGEAWDGELFNTGRRFVTAIGAGTTYPDYKPAPFIVSQEVEGVDLVTVVTEGIFSYCGVKVKIDTDRHLGPETAVVRSQGEAIGHVTTGEYGSQMLSLGGVHHLTGGSKSEGRATCDALLNLCNRKPVELTIDGGATIIVEAGKPPVIDGKQEHRMRVGCGSATIGMFATQWRGLVDEVVVVDDHITGVVSEHQAGKVLGWQDTGIKIVGRRSTPGRYFKVSEPGLGWGGTSISDPLSILGDWNAKKGARPGLSLLMVSTTGEQFAYYELDDELKPVEKPFPERLQKSVNLIEDNCEPALCTVLFIGGAGGSLRAGVTENPVNLTRSVQGLKTYVTVGGAPVYVWPGGGITLMVDVTRVPVGAFGYVPTPALVAPIEFTLRRDDYIRLGGYEAEIRSVEDIVAKGGEYLNARSGTGAAANNPWPPLAQLRRAASNEMG from the coding sequence ATGAGCGAGCTTGCCGAACGTTTCGAAACCCATGATCCCGGCGAGAAGCTGGTGGCAGAGAAGATCCGCTGCGATGCCTGCCCGGTGATGTGCTACATTGCCGAAGGCCGCACCGGCGCCTGCGACCGCTATGGCAATGCCGGTGGCCGCATCGTGCGCATGGACCCGCTGACCATCCTCGACCATGCGGCCGAGACTGGCGGGACAATGGTGCCCTTCATCGCCGAGGGCGAGGCATGGGACGGCGAGTTGTTCAACACCGGGCGTCGCTTCGTCACCGCAATAGGCGCCGGCACCACCTATCCCGACTACAAGCCAGCGCCGTTCATCGTCAGCCAGGAGGTTGAGGGCGTCGATCTCGTCACCGTCGTCACCGAGGGCATTTTCTCGTATTGCGGCGTCAAGGTGAAGATCGACACCGACCGTCATCTCGGGCCCGAAACGGCGGTCGTCCGCTCCCAAGGCGAAGCGATCGGCCATGTCACGACAGGCGAATATGGCTCGCAGATGCTGTCGCTGGGCGGTGTGCATCACCTCACCGGCGGCTCCAAGTCGGAAGGCCGCGCGACTTGCGATGCGCTGCTCAATCTGTGCAACCGCAAGCCGGTGGAACTCACCATCGACGGTGGCGCCACGATCATCGTCGAAGCCGGCAAACCACCCGTCATCGATGGCAAGCAGGAACACCGCATGCGCGTCGGCTGCGGCTCCGCCACCATCGGCATGTTCGCCACGCAATGGCGCGGGCTGGTCGACGAGGTCGTGGTGGTCGACGACCACATCACCGGCGTGGTTTCCGAGCACCAAGCTGGCAAGGTGCTGGGCTGGCAGGATACCGGCATCAAAATCGTCGGCCGCCGTTCGACGCCGGGCCGCTATTTCAAGGTCTCCGAGCCCGGCCTCGGCTGGGGCGGCACCTCGATTTCCGACCCGTTGTCGATCCTTGGCGACTGGAACGCCAAGAAGGGCGCGCGGCCGGGCCTGTCGCTGCTGATGGTTTCGACCACCGGCGAGCAGTTCGCCTATTACGAACTCGACGACGAATTGAAGCCGGTCGAAAAACCGTTTCCGGAGCGGCTGCAGAAATCCGTGAACCTGATCGAGGACAATTGCGAGCCGGCTTTGTGCACAGTGCTGTTTATCGGCGGCGCCGGTGGTTCGCTGCGCGCCGGCGTCACCGAAAACCCGGTCAATCTCACCCGGTCGGTACAAGGCCTGAAAACCTATGTCACGGTCGGCGGCGCGCCGGTCTATGTCTGGCCGGGCGGCGGCATCACGCTGATGGTCGATGTCACGCGCGTGCCAGTAGGCGCGTTCGGCTATGTGCCGACGCCGGCGCTGGTGGCGCCGATCGAATTCACCTTGCGCCGCGACGACTATATCAGGCTCGGCGGCTACGAAGCCGAGATCCGCAGTGTCGAGGATATCGTCGCCAAGGGCGGCGAATACCTCAATGCACGCAGCGGCACCGGTGCCGCGGCCAACAATCCATGGCCGCCGCTGGCGCAGTTGCGGCGCGCCGCCTCGAACGAGATGGGATAA
- a CDS encoding UPF0280 family protein — protein sequence MDGPQAHWLQDRKRLHLNHGPIDLIVEAFGEAHECRLAYEQAVARFQTILIELVEELPELRLPAFFLAPRTFAGPTARRMEAAVMPLAECFITPMAAVAGSVADEMLAALLAGRRLERAYVNNGGDSALHIGTGQSMGLAVAGTGNGLADRITIRAEDGVGGVATSGWRGRSFSLGIADAVTVLARTGAEADAAATLIANAVDLPGNPAIRRIPARELSPDSDLGARLVTQGVGTLALGEVARALDNGLAVAEDFRRRGLIAASALFLGGEARISGSVALSAPNKNSREEIAHA from the coding sequence ATGGACGGCCCGCAAGCGCATTGGCTGCAGGATCGCAAGCGGCTGCATCTCAACCACGGGCCGATCGATCTGATCGTCGAGGCTTTTGGCGAGGCGCACGAATGCCGGCTGGCCTATGAGCAGGCGGTTGCACGCTTCCAGACGATCCTGATCGAGTTGGTCGAGGAGCTCCCCGAATTGCGGCTCCCAGCGTTCTTCCTGGCGCCACGCACCTTTGCCGGCCCGACGGCGCGCCGCATGGAGGCAGCCGTCATGCCTTTGGCGGAATGTTTCATAACACCGATGGCCGCCGTTGCCGGATCGGTAGCCGACGAAATGCTCGCCGCATTGCTTGCCGGTCGCAGGCTCGAACGCGCCTATGTCAACAATGGCGGCGACAGCGCTCTCCATATCGGCACGGGCCAGTCGATGGGCCTGGCGGTCGCCGGCACCGGCAACGGCCTGGCCGACCGGATCACGATCCGCGCCGAAGACGGCGTTGGCGGCGTCGCCACCAGCGGCTGGCGCGGCCGCTCGTTTTCACTCGGCATTGCCGACGCCGTCACCGTGCTGGCGCGGACCGGCGCCGAGGCCGATGCGGCGGCGACGCTTATTGCCAACGCGGTAGACCTGCCCGGCAATCCCGCCATCAGGCGCATTCCCGCACGCGAATTGTCGCCCGACAGCGATCTCGGCGCGCGGCTGGTGACGCAAGGCGTCGGCACGCTTGCACTTGGCGAAGTGGCGCGGGCGCTGGACAATGGCCTTGCCGTCGCCGAAGATTTTCGCCGACGCGGCCTGATCGCCGCATCGGCGCTGTTTCTTGGCGGTGAGGCCCGCATCAGTGGTTCGGTGGCGCTCTCCGCGCCCAACAAGAATTCGAGAGAGGAAATTGCCCATGCCTGA
- a CDS encoding amino acid synthesis family protein: MPEFPIRKVAVLSEEIFHEGGPVADVPRRRAAAMAVVKNPFAGRYVEDLQSAMDDLKPLGLLLSDKLIAALGGNVKQIDGYGKGAIVGIAGELEHGALWHVPGGYAMRERLGDAKAIVPSAKKVGAFGSKLDVPLGHINAAYVRSHFDAMEVGISDGPRPDEILFCLAMTCGPRIHNRMGGLAADGIRAWDGLR; the protein is encoded by the coding sequence ATGCCTGAGTTCCCGATCCGCAAGGTCGCGGTGCTAAGCGAAGAGATATTTCACGAGGGCGGGCCGGTCGCGGACGTGCCGCGCCGGCGGGCCGCGGCCATGGCCGTGGTCAAGAACCCGTTCGCCGGGCGCTATGTCGAGGATTTGCAGAGCGCCATGGACGATCTGAAGCCGCTCGGCCTGCTGCTTTCTGACAAGCTCATCGCCGCCTTAGGCGGTAACGTGAAGCAGATCGACGGCTATGGCAAGGGCGCCATTGTCGGCATTGCGGGCGAACTGGAGCACGGCGCGCTCTGGCATGTGCCGGGTGGCTACGCCATGCGTGAGCGGCTCGGCGACGCCAAGGCGATCGTGCCCTCGGCCAAGAAGGTCGGTGCTTTCGGCTCGAAGCTCGACGTGCCGCTCGGCCACATCAACGCCGCCTATGTGCGCAGCCATTTCGACGCCATGGAAGTCGGCATCAGCGACGGGCCGCGTCCCGACGAGATTCTTTTTTGTCTGGCCATGACCTGCGGGCCGCGCATCCACAACCGCATGGGTGGGCTTGCGGCCGATGGCATAAGAGCCTGGGATGGGCTGCGGTGA
- a CDS encoding MarR family transcriptional regulator, translated as MSGEDNLLKLVEVEAPDDQDYLLQEQVGFILRKAHQRHVSIFAAHIGDLTPPQFAALAKLRDVGETSQNQLGTLIAMDAATVKGVIDRLKARGLVELSKHEVDKRRLLVNLTPEGRDAIERLIPLAREITRETLAPLSAKEIATFTKLLAKLA; from the coding sequence GTGAGCGGCGAGGACAATCTGCTCAAGCTGGTCGAGGTCGAGGCGCCGGACGATCAGGATTACCTCCTGCAGGAACAGGTCGGCTTCATCCTGCGCAAGGCGCACCAGCGCCATGTCTCGATCTTCGCCGCGCATATTGGCGACCTGACGCCGCCGCAATTCGCCGCACTGGCCAAGCTGCGCGATGTCGGCGAGACCTCGCAGAACCAGCTCGGCACGCTGATCGCCATGGATGCGGCGACGGTGAAGGGCGTCATCGACCGGCTGAAGGCGCGCGGCCTGGTCGAGCTTTCCAAGCACGAGGTCGACAAAAGGCGGCTGCTGGTCAATTTGACCCCCGAAGGCCGCGATGCGATCGAGCGCCTGATCCCGCTGGCGCGCGAGATCACCAGGGAAACGCTGGCGCCGCTCTCGGCCAAGGAGATCGCCACCTTCACGAAGCTGCTGGCGAAGCTGGCGTAG
- a CDS encoding inositol monophosphatase family protein, translated as MTHDLDARTQFAIDLARRAGELGLKYFRDLESLTIESKGHQDLVSQADREVELFIRAAIAADYPQDGIVGEEHASVTGSTGYVWVIDPIDGTANFVRGIPAWCVVIACARDGETVVGVIHEPSTGETFHGRLGGGAFVNGRPIRTSAATSLEEGSVGTGFSNRAEAENIAVLISRILAEGGVFFRNASGALMLAYVASGRLLGYVDEHMNAWDCLAGMLLIEEAGGTVLKADPKTVLQSGTQVISGGKGVFSKLQALCSGVFAA; from the coding sequence GTGACCCATGATCTTGACGCCCGTACGCAGTTTGCCATCGACCTGGCGCGGCGGGCCGGCGAACTCGGTCTCAAATATTTCCGCGATCTGGAAAGCCTGACCATCGAGAGCAAGGGCCATCAGGACCTGGTCTCGCAAGCCGATCGCGAAGTCGAGTTGTTCATCCGCGCGGCCATCGCCGCCGACTACCCGCAAGACGGCATCGTCGGCGAGGAACATGCCTCGGTCACTGGTTCGACCGGCTATGTCTGGGTCATCGATCCCATCGACGGCACCGCCAATTTCGTGCGCGGCATTCCGGCCTGGTGCGTGGTGATCGCTTGTGCACGGGACGGGGAGACGGTCGTCGGCGTCATCCACGAGCCATCGACCGGCGAAACCTTCCACGGCAGGCTCGGAGGCGGCGCCTTCGTCAACGGCAGGCCGATCAGGACAAGTGCCGCGACCAGCCTGGAAGAGGGCTCGGTGGGAACCGGATTTTCAAACCGGGCCGAGGCCGAGAATATCGCCGTGCTGATCAGCAGGATACTGGCCGAAGGCGGCGTCTTCTTTCGCAACGCGTCCGGCGCCCTGATGTTGGCCTATGTGGCCTCGGGCCGGCTGCTTGGCTATGTGGATGAGCATATGAACGCCTGGGACTGCCTGGCCGGCATGCTGTTGATCGAGGAGGCCGGCGGCACCGTTCTGAAGGCAGACCCAAAGACGGTGCTGCAGAGCGGGACACAGGTCATATCAGGCGGCAAGGGTGTCTTTTCGAAACTGCAGGCGCTTTGTTCGGGCGTGTTCGCGGCTTAA